From the genome of Lampris incognitus isolate fLamInc1 chromosome 17, fLamInc1.hap2, whole genome shotgun sequence:
gtgtacatgcatgcatgcatgcatgtacatatggatgcatgtgtgcatgtgtgcatgcatgcagttgtgcatgtatgtatgcatgcatgtatgtacatatgtatgccgggatgcatgtatgtatgtatgcagtaTATCCAATCTTCTGTTCTTGGCAGGTAATGTTCAACGGTTAAGGCTCATTCCCAAATAGAGAGCGAGCGAGATGTACTTGGCAAATGTTGATCAAGTGCCGGGGAAGCCTGAGTGTTGTGAGTATGCGGCGCAGTACTGTAAAAGGATACCGCAGCTTTCACCTCACATTAATGGATTATATGTCTGGATAGTACATGTTAAGGAATAATAAACTGACAAAGCTGATTCAGCGGGGAATGAGCCTTAACGCTCGCCTACAGTCTGTCACAGCATTGTACAGTCGAACTGTTAATCCACATTGATCACAATATTTCCACAATGTTTTTCAGCAACTCAGCATGTTACTCTCTGGCTCGCACCGATGATGGAATGTCTTCCCATGCCAAACAATGTTTTACACTCTGGACGTGTCTCCGTAGTCTTAAAATGTATGAACCCAATCCTTTTTTTTGTCATCTACAAAGATCTATGTACAGTATAATGCACTTTGGGTTGCTCCGCATAAGATGGAGAAGGTTTTCAACTTGAGACTATTGAGACACACCCTTTTATCTATCTTCCTCTGTCAGAAAGCCATTTCTGCTCATCAGGGTGTCATTCACATTCAGTGTGGAagttggtgaaaaaaaaaaaaaaaccacccgATTTGTAGCTTGCTAGTCAACCAAACTGTCTCGTGTGGGTCTGTGTGAAGGGGGAGGTCAGGGGTCATTTATCTTTGAGATATCAGCTGTGTTGAAAATGGCCACCTGTCATGGTGGCGGCGATGGGGGTGCGGGGGGGGTGTTCAGGTGCTCTTATTTTGAACAGGACTGTTGAATACTTCACGGCTTGTTCCCGAGGGTGGGACTCATCAGTTTGTTAAGCCATGTGTCATGGAGCAGACCTTTCTGTACTGTGCAGCTTCCTCTCTTGTCCTTTCTCATCTCCGTCTGCGAGGCCGTGAACTGATGCACGAGAGAAAGCCCACAACCTGTACGACACACAACAGGGGAGACCGGTTCTGTAATAATCTGCCGTGTGCCGTATTCATGGGAAATGGATACGGAACACAAACGTACAACCGGTGAATATGAATCATGAGGAAGAGAAATGTATAAATTACAGTTTATTAGAATGTTCATATTAGATTATAAAATATTGAGGGCAATGAGTATTATATTGTAATTTTATCAAGGGTTAAAAATAAAGTTCACATTGAAAAGATTAGATCCCTGTAATATGTACTTATTGTGGATTTCATATAAAAAAAAAGCCATCACAGAAGTGGTTTCGCTGTGATAGATTTATTGCTTTCTTTCTATAGTATACAGAGGTGTGGacaaatactgttttttttttttttacaatagtaAGGCATGTCAGTGGCCAAGCAACAAGAAAGCTTCTGTCAAgaagagtttttttttcctttttctcttgaATAGGGAGAATGGCACCAAAATCCCAACTCAACCCCGTCACATAAGAAGGCCAGCAGAAATGCAGGATAAACAGAATGGTAAAGGAAACCGACACTGGAATACACTTAAGAGGATGGAGTGCTGTGGAGGTCACTTCACAAGTGCAAGTTTTACTTCATAAGTAAgagggagaaaataaaaacagaaaacagtAATTGGTCAAAATGAACACACAAAGCGAGACCGGATGCATGTTCAGAGTCAAAGGCACATAATTGCGAATGTACATTcacttttggggggggttcccgtTTCATGGTCAGACTTTACAATGGCAAccccccccttttcgccccaattgtacttggccacattaccccattttccgagctgtcccggtcgctgctccaccccctctgcagatacatgcggagtcgccagctgcttcttttcacctgacagtgaggagtttcgccagggggatgtagcgcgtgggaagatcacgctaccccccagtccccccccgaacaggcgccccgaccgaccagaggaggcgccagtgcagcgaccaggacacatacccacatccggcttcccacccacagacacggccaattgtgtctgtagggacggccgaccaagccggaggtaacacggggattcgaacaggcgatccccgtgttggtaggcaacggaatagaccgccacgccacccggacgccctacaatGGCACTTCAACGTTTTTTTGTATCAAAAGCACAAATTGGCAGATTTTTGTTTTGTGTTACCTGAAATCATACGAGGCTTTTGGAGACCGAACAAGAGAACTGGGTCGTTCCTGCCATGACGGCTACCACCTGGGGACAAGGGTGCAAGCTTGCGCTGTGTTATGTGCAGTATTCACAGTAAAGATCTGAATATATTACATTTCCTATTCACAAGTGCTTATAATGGACAGATGTGCTGGATGTTTACGGCAAAGGAAAGGTGATTTAAGAAACACGTTTCTTCTTTTAAGCGGTTGCTTCACTTGGCAtcacatttttaattttttttttttttatgagaaaTTTTACTAACAAACGTGCATGGTCAAAATATTAGCATAGGAGTCAATAATCCCAATCCATCATGAAGgaatgtctgtatatatatatatatatatacacacatgataATGTATAAATagaaaagataaaataaataaaggcaCGTGATGACCATTAGAGATAAAGGGTGATGTtcataaaataattttttttatagAAAATATAGTAAGAAAATAGTGGAGATGAGATTTTAATCTATTTCTGCGGTAATGTTCCCTTGATTTTACATTATGCGAAACACCAAAAATCTCTTATCACGTCAACAATGTAAAAAATAATAAggataaaaatatataaaaatgtcAGGGTAATTCATTGTGGAGCtttttttttgatgggaagaATAAATTGATAACTGGTGGTTAAGGGAAAATGTTGAAAAAATGTATTTATAATTACGTTCTCTAAAAGAATGACTTTTCTCTAATGATCAGACCAGAAGTGAAGCCCAAAGATTATTCATGCCCTTTTCTTCTAATGCTGTGAATAAATATGCCAAATCGAACGAAAAGAAACATGAAGGACAAAACGCCTTGATAGAAGACAACCGTCTCCGCACACATAAACCACGCCAAAGCAAATTGTGACAAATGTGTAATAAGCTATAGGTGCAAcgtgacatttttttttcatatttacaCAAATGATGAACAGATTACATAATACACTTGTTTTGTGGTTGCAACGATGtgttttgctccccccccccccacaccactggCAAAATGTGCAGACGTCAACTTGTCTCTGTCAATAAAAATAGTTATATTTACAAATCGGCCACACTAAGTAATCCAATCCATTTAGTCATTTCTTTCTTGTTTCCAGTAATACAAACATAATCTCTGACTCAGAGAGCATTAAATGATCGTCAAAAATGTGGCTTCAAGTCTAGACGGTGTTAACACTGACATTGCATGAACCTCTTGCATAATGAAGCGCTGTAATGATGTTTTTTCAAAGCATTTACATTTAGAAAATCCTTCatatgtcaccccccccccccggtcatacTGACTTATTTGTGCGCATCGTTGTCCACATGGGTAAAGATGGTGTCGAAAAGCACCTAGTCTTTGGCTTTTTCGGAGTATGAAAATAAAATATGTCGCTGACGTGGTCAAAACAAAGTCTGCAGCGACAGATAATTCCTGACTTAACCATCTCATCTTTGGATCAAAAGTTGTAGTCTGTGTTTGATGACATACTGTATCATCCCATTACAGTGCAACAATAAACAAATCATGGCACACAAAGTAAATCAGTCATCACATCTTTAATAGGTGTCATTCAGTATGTCTTTGGTATGTTGTATTGCTGCTGATCTCGTGTTGACCAGCGGTCCTTATAGCTAGTATCTCCTTTTTACCTATAGTGTCTTGCTATGTTTGTTTGGCGGCAAGCTGGTCGCCACTGTTTGACGGCTAGTTTGTTGTCAGTCAACACAACAGTTTGCTGATTCTTGATGCTTTCACCAGTGCTCCAGGTGAAGGTCCATGGCAGAGTTCAAGGTAATGTCTGTGACATCCAGAAACTCTGTGTTGAAAATACTAGGGCCGTTGGGTGGAGCCACGCTGAAGGCCGTAGCGGAACTGGGCGGCGTGAGATCAAGCCACTCCATCGTCTCCCACGGTGACTCGCTGAATGTCATGCCCACCATCGCCTGTGCCTCGGGCACGGGCGACACTTTGGTGCTAATGGGGGACAGAGGGGTCGGGGTGTCCATCAGGTCTCTGTTGGCCAACAGTTTGTCCTGGtgaggatggtggtggtggtggtggtggtggtggtggttatgGGGGCTGCTGTACCCTTCTCTATCCCTGCTCCCTTCCACATCCTGGCCTCCATCCTCAGCAGCCATTTTAAGAAGGGCCGCCTCTCCTCCCCGGCTGATGGGACTGCCCAGCAGAGTCTCCAGGTGGCTGTCAGCGAGGTGGCTGGCCGAGGTATCATACAGGAGCTGGGGGGGCAACAGGTGCTCGTAGTGCCTGTGGAACCTCGGGACGACGAGGCCGGTGCTCCCTGGGGACACAGTAATGTGAGGCACAACTTTGGTTACAGAGGatctctccctttcctccctgGCGTTAGCTGGCATCTCTTGAGGAGAAAGGGGGAAGGGGTGGAAGGGGTCGACAGCACAGAGCGTGATTTAATATCTCTGTACAGGTGAGATAGGCATTGGGCTTTATTGCACAGATGATTGACAGGTCAGTTGTAAATAAATTTGCCAAAGTAACATACAACATGAGCTACGGATTTCTTCAAGGATACTGCAGTTATTTTCTAGGTCGCAGATTTCATATATACAATGGAGATCTGGCCATGAATTTGTCAACATACCTCCACTTTCTATGAGTACATCCAGAAGTTCATCCATCTGCTGACTTCTGGTCAGTTGCTGTAATGGTGAGAACCCAATGATTAATGCTTATATGACCactaaatagattttttttacaaaaagaagaagaaaaaaagctggTTATCTTTGGAATTGACATATTGACACTATTCAATGAATTAAAATCACATATCACAGCTGCAAATTATCCCGTAACCCGTTCACACTTGATCAAGGGTGTAAAGTTTGAAAGCAGTGGACAAAGCGATGGATGAAAAAGTGGTGCATTGCATGCGATGGACTGAAAAACACAGAAAAATGTAGATGGTGGAAAAAGAAGCATGGAAGCAACGCCAgtaggtaaaaagaaaaaaaaaatatatataaacatatatatatgttttggCCAGCCATTATCTAATGAATTTTGCATGGATTTGAGTTTACCTGCTTGACTGCATCCTCATAGCATGGGGGCTGTCTTAAATCAGATGCAGCGGATTCTGAGCTACTGAAGGCTGGGGTAGAGACCTGGCACTTTTGGCCAACTTTCCGAGGAGAGGGCACTATTGAGATCTACATGAAAAATAGGTGAAAAGTAATATTAGCCTATACCAATTTGAAAAAGGGGAGCTTGCTAAACTTGATAACCTGGTAGTTTGCTAAAGAAGAGTGAAATTCGAATCGGGCCCTGGCAATAATATAGGCTCGTCAAACGCTTCCCGGCGTTAAGAAAATGAACTGAATATAGTGGTTTTGTTTGGCGTTGTGAGTGGTGGAGTTCTGttagaaatgaagaaaaaaacaaatgtcTGACACATGAAGGAACATGAGGTAAAACAGAGAATCTCTGTCtaagagagaagagataatgaTGGGTGATAGTGAAACCCATAACAGAAGATGACTGTACAGAATCAGAGGAAGCTAACACATGAatggaaaggagaaaaaaaatggggtGGGTGAATGTGAAGTGATTCAGACAGGTAACAACACGACACCGCTGGATAGCTTTCTATCTACTGTCTTGTTCTTTATTCATACCTTTGGTTGCATGTTAGCGTTATTGGCCTTGGGACTGGCCCTGTGGTTCAGTCCACATTCGGCTGAGCCGGGAAAGACTCCCTGAAGGCCTCTTTGGTCGGATGAGTAAGAGCAGTTCACCGGCTGCCCGACACTCTTTTGCTGGATCTGTGCATCGGGACAAGCAAAAAGATGTCTGTTAAGTTTGATCTGGTTTGTTAGACATCATAACGCAAGAGAGAGACAAGACAAGAGGAAACGCCCATGCAGAGAGAGTCGCTGTAAAAGCAGATCCTTCAATTCTGTTGACATGGTGCAACCGTAAGACAGATTCCAGGGCTGCCATTAATGACTATACTCGTAATTGAGTAGTCTATCAGTTGATGATGATTAATGGAGTTAACTGAATAAGAAAGTATTTCATTTAAGAGCAACGATACAGCATTAGAATCACCCTGGCTGACAATTTACAGTCTGGTTCCCCCTGTTGTGCGCCAGTGTAATATCTCCCTCTTTATGTTATGCTTTTATTTCTGGATCATGTTTTTATGTTGTCCCTGTGTCATCCCATCTTTTAATGTAAGCTGACCAGAAAAGCACTGATCAAATAAAACTGCAGTTGTCGAGACAGGACGCTttctgtgtaggtggtgtagcACTGAGTGTGGTAAGCAAGTTCAGCTCTGCGTTTGTGTTTTTCTTGAAAATGGTCCCAAACTTTGGACACTTTCTTTGTTTTGCTGTGATGGTGTCTCATCCACTTGCTTTAGTAATGACTGCGGTTTGCTGCCCTACGCAGCGGTTCGGCACGCCCAAGCATGTTTGAAATGCATAATGAAACGAAACAAAGCTCCAAGACAGTAAAATGTAATTGAGAATGTTTTTGTGACAGCCCTAATAGATCCTATCTTGGCATCATCTGCGGAGGTTGGTTGCTTGCCGCAGATGTAACACTGTACCTGCATGTTGCGTGCCCTGGTGTTGTTGCCCTGCGGGATGGGGTGGCTGCAGCCGTCCCTAACCAGTGGAGGTGACAGCAGGTAGGGGTTGTTTGGAGACGACGGCTGAGGGCTACCAGCGGGCTTTCCGATGGGAGAGTCCTGAGGCGAGCACTGCGGGCTCAGGAAAGCGGACAGTGGAGTGGAGGGGCTGGCAGAGGAGGGGGCCGTGTCCATGCACCGCGGCCCGGTGGGACCCCCCATGCCGGGCAGGGGAGCGCTGCAGTGGCCCATACCCTCCATGCAGCCGTCAGGAGGGCTCTTCAGCTGCTTGGGAGAAGAGAGGGGGCAGCTGGAGGAGAGTGGCATGGGCTCTTGTTTGATGGTCACCCCATAAAAGTGCTGGCCCATAACGGCTGGAGTCTGCTGCTGGTGCATAGCGTGGTGGGACTGGGCGGGAGGAGGGACGTCTTCCTGTGTTGCACCGTAACAGCGTTTCCTCTTGTGCAGCTGCATCTTCAGCTCTTCAACCTAGCGAGGTTACAAAGATATCTCCGTAAATGGCGTGAATAATACCGTAACCGGAGTATCGCACGTTAACAACAATAAACGGCTCTTTGTTTTGCTACTTCAGAGTTCTTTGCACTTCATTTTGATGTTTTCACAGGAAGTCGCTGCGATCTAGCGCCACCAAAACAGGCTGCTGTGATCAGGGCTCCGAACCGGTTCGAAAGCGAAAACCAgataaacattttttttcattaaGAACTAAAACAGAAATGAAAATGTGATCATCTTTAATTGTTCCTGAACAGAAAAGTTTATTTGAAGTCTCTAGGTTCAACAGGTTAATAACGTTATTTTTTAATTCGAGGACTATTTAATAAGAAACCAAATTTGTCTCCATCTGCAATTAAGATTTCACAAGAAATATAAATTCTCTTTTACCTCCAAACTCTCAGATGTCTTTGGCTCTGTATCATGTCACCAGGGCCTGGTTGTGACAGTATTTCACAAACATGCCACAAACACACCACACTGGGTTGGCACCCACCTGTCTCTGCTCCTGGTGCAGCTTCCACGTCAGCTCCTCAATCACCTTCTGCTTCTCCACCAGCATCTTGTCCTTCTCTGCCTCCAGGCCGTCCACACCTCCACCCTCCCCTCCCCGCTGGCCTCCGCCCCCTGGGCCTTCCTCGGCACAGAGTGGGGACGGCTGCAAGGCGAACTGGGGTGGTGAGGGCATGGGTACGTCACTGAAGCTGTCGGGGAGCGAGCCACTAAGGGACAGCTCCGAGGAGGCCGGGGAAATGGGAGGGGTGGAGGAGGTGCTGGGGTATGGGTAGTAGCCTCCCTGGGACAGGGCgccagaggaggaggagtggggcGACTGGTAGGAAGACAGGGACCCCGTGGGAGTGACAGGGAAAGTCACGTGGGTGACGTCGGCGGGGCCTGTGGGGGAGGGGCTGGCATTGGAGTCCCTGAAGGGCCGGAGCCGTTCAATGAGGGCTGTCTTTGTGCCTGAGACGGGCATGCCCCGAATACGCAGCTGCTGCCGGAGCTCCGAGACCTGGCGAGTgaaaaagagagacagggagagagacagaaagaaaagaagagacaAAGGGAAACAGATTGTGtgggagagacagggacagagaaacAGGCAGAG
Proteins encoded in this window:
- the myocd gene encoding myocardin — protein: MTLLGSEHSILIRSKFRSVNHGKFPKQEDSYAFEEDSSSDSLSPEQHHSDESQGSACPSSEAVGSAPSSSSSPALTSPRQGGATRDPPDQSQDEGLSDANNSQATPPIPVPAIVKSKTSDKNRHKKPKDVKPKVKKLKYHQYIPPDQKAEKSPPPMDSAYARLLQQQQLFLQLQILSQQKHAHTQSHVHTHAQQHTHTQPTQVQAQQRQSSFSYQPLHTVAQTQKTAGDQMTPCSSSGPASTANSTSSSPVKTTYPNQSTISPVKPGPLPANLDDLKVSELRQQLRIRGMPVSGTKTALIERLRPFRDSNASPSPTGPADVTHVTFPVTPTGSLSSYQSPHSSSSGALSQGGYYPYPSTSSTPPISPASSELSLSGSLPDSFSDVPMPSPPQFALQPSPLCAEEGPGGGGQRGGEGGGVDGLEAEKDKMLVEKQKVIEELTWKLHQEQRQVEELKMQLHKRKRCYGATQEDVPPPAQSHHAMHQQQTPAVMGQHFYGVTIKQEPMPLSSSCPLSSPKQLKSPPDGCMEGMGHCSAPLPGMGGPTGPRCMDTAPSSASPSTPLSAFLSPQCSPQDSPIGKPAGSPQPSSPNNPYLLSPPLVRDGCSHPIPQGNNTRARNMQIQQKSVGQPVNCSYSSDQRGLQGVFPGSAECGLNHRASPKANNANMQPKISIVPSPRKVGQKCQVSTPAFSSSESAASDLRQPPCYEDAVKQQLTRSQQMDELLDVLIESGGSTGLVVPRFHRHYEHLLPPQLLYDTSASHLADSHLETLLGSPISRGGEAALLKMAAEDGGQDVEGSRDREGYSSPHNHHHHHHHHHHPHQDKLLANRDLMDTPTPLSPISTKVSPVPEAQAMVGMTFSESPWETMEWLDLTPPSSATAFSVAPPNGPSIFNTEFLDVTDITLNSAMDLHLEHW